Proteins encoded by one window of Spirochaetaceae bacterium:
- a CDS encoding autotransporter domain-containing protein encodes AGTFGAAREGCAPVTRGRTVEAAELLHTSAFSLPLGTAQGSVAGAPAPLLWSVWGRADLGTFAGRPEPGMRYEGELRTGWLGVDARAVPWVAGLAVSHGIGAADYGFDTGAGSGQGQLETSLTALYAYGRWTPRDGLELRAVLGAGRGEARHRFEDEPRETSILTMRMGSMGVHHELARLAGIDLAARADVSAARLETEDGPDYVDGLTADNWRVRGGLTAAHRVALDGDTALELFVEAAARQDGGDGLAGTGLEVAGGLHYTAPWLHLEARGRWLAAHSEEGAEELGVSVTARMGPGAHGRGLSLMLNPRIGAGTGGADALWGAELPTAAAASGRTAAAVDARIGYGVGLAPHGLLTPFAETGLAGDDGRRLRLGTRFEASHVDLDIELAGEHRESAAAEPEQTIMLDLTLGY; translated from the coding sequence GCGGGAACCTTCGGCGCGGCGCGCGAGGGTTGCGCGCCGGTGACCCGGGGCCGCACCGTGGAGGCGGCCGAGCTTCTGCACACGAGCGCGTTCTCGCTGCCGCTGGGCACGGCGCAGGGGTCGGTGGCGGGCGCGCCGGCGCCGCTGCTGTGGTCGGTGTGGGGCCGCGCCGACCTGGGCACCTTCGCCGGCCGCCCGGAGCCGGGCATGCGCTACGAGGGCGAGTTGCGCACCGGCTGGCTGGGCGTCGACGCGCGGGCGGTGCCGTGGGTGGCGGGGCTCGCGGTGAGCCACGGCATCGGCGCGGCGGACTACGGTTTCGACACCGGGGCGGGCTCCGGGCAGGGCCAACTGGAGACGTCGCTGACGGCGCTCTACGCCTACGGGCGCTGGACCCCGCGGGACGGCCTGGAACTGCGCGCCGTGCTCGGCGCCGGGCGCGGCGAGGCGCGGCATCGGTTCGAGGACGAGCCGCGCGAGACGAGCATTCTCACCATGCGGATGGGCTCGATGGGGGTGCACCATGAGCTTGCAAGGTTGGCCGGGATCGACCTCGCGGCGCGCGCGGACGTGAGCGCCGCGCGGCTTGAGACCGAAGACGGCCCCGACTACGTGGACGGGCTGACCGCCGACAACTGGCGGGTGCGCGGCGGGCTGACGGCCGCGCACCGCGTTGCGCTCGACGGCGACACCGCGCTGGAGCTGTTCGTCGAGGCGGCGGCGCGCCAGGACGGCGGCGACGGGCTGGCAGGCACCGGCCTCGAGGTGGCCGGCGGGCTGCACTACACGGCGCCCTGGTTGCACCTGGAGGCGCGCGGGCGCTGGCTCGCGGCGCACTCCGAGGAAGGCGCCGAGGAGCTTGGCGTGAGCGTGACCGCGCGCATGGGGCCCGGGGCGCACGGGCGCGGGCTGTCGCTGATGCTGAACCCGCGCATCGGCGCCGGCACCGGCGGCGCGGACGCGCTGTGGGGGGCCGAACTGCCGACGGCGGCCGCGGCGTCCGGCCGCACCGCGGCGGCGGTGGACGCGCGCATCGGCTACGGCGTCGGCCTGGCGCCGCACGGGCTGCTGACGCCGTTCGCCGAGACCGGGCTCGCCGGCGACGACGGCCGCCGGCTCCGGCTCGGGACCCGGTTCGAGGCGTCGCACGTGGATCTCGACATCGAGCTCGCCGGCGAGCACCGGGAGAGCGCCGCGGCCGAGCCCGAGCAGACGATCATGCTGGACCTGACGCTCGGGTACTGA